TAAGCAATTATCTTTTGGTGACCAACGTTTATTATTAATTACTAGAGCTATGGTAAAACATCCTACTATGTTGATTTTAGACGAGCCTTGTAATGGTTTAGATGAAATTAATCGACTTAAAGTATTAGCACTCATTGACTTGTTAGCCCGTGAAGGTAGTACAACTTTATTGTATGTGAATCATCATCAAGAAGATGTCATTCCGAGTATAAAGCATCACTTGTCTATGCTGGATTATAAACAATAAATATGGAGTTGATTGACGACAAGTGTTTTACTCAGTTTGTAGAAAGTACAGATAAGTTTTCGTTACCAGAGCGTTTTACTTTTCCATTTTATTATCAGCCCCATCCTCTATGTATAATGGCTGCAGAGCAGTTAAAACAGCATATAGCGATGCAAAATAGATGGCAGCATAATTTTGGCTTAACTGACGATGCTAACAAAATAATTGGTAAAATGTTTGGGGTGCTGTTAGTCAAAAATAAACAAGGAAAGTTGGGGTTTTTGTCTGCTTTTTCTGGAAAATTAGCTGAACAAAATCATATTAGTGGTTTTGTGCCTCCGGTGTTTGATTTATTGGCTGAAGATAGTTTCTTTTTATCTGAACAAGCTGAGATTAACCGAGTTAATCAGCAACTAGAAAGTTTAGAAAATTCCATAGAATTGTTACAATTACTTGAACAGCTTCAAGGGGTAAAACAACAAAGTAGTAAAGAAATTTCTGAGCTGAGGAATGAGTTAAGCGACAATCGTCAACAGCGAAAATTGACTCGGCAAACTATCGCCGAAGAATTAGCAAAACAAAACAAAGAAACTATTCTGCAAACCTTAGCCCAACAAAGTGTAAATGATAAATGGCGGTTAAAAGAGTTAACCAACAAATGGCAACTTAAGTCTGAAGTAATACAAACTCAAATAGATACCTTTGAACATCAAATATCATCACTTAAGCTGAAACGTAAAAGGTATTCATCCCAGTTACAAAATAAAATATTTTCTCAATACCGATTTTTAAATAAAAACTTAGAAAAAAAAAATTTACTGGATATTTTTGCTGGCACATCTTTAGGCACACCTCCTGCTGGAGCAGGGGAGTGTGCAGCTCCTAAATTATTACAATATGCCTTTTCACATCAATATACTCCCTTGGCCTTGGCCGAATTTTGGTGGGGTGCTTCTCCTAAATCTGAAGTGAAAAAACATCAACAATTTTATCCCGCTTGTACTGGAAAATGTCAGCCTATTTTAAAACATATGCTGACTGGAATGGAGGTCGACGATAACCCTTTATTGAAAAATTATGGAGAAGGGAAACAGTTAGAAATTGTGTATCAAGATAATGATCTCCTTGTGGTAAATAAACCAGCGGAGTTTTTGTCGGTTCCGGGTAAAGATGTCTCTGATTCTGTATATCAAAGAATCAAACAACTTTTTCCTACAGCCGCGGGCCCATTGATTGTGCATCGCTTGGATATGTCCACTTCAGGTTTAATGGTGTTAGCTTTGAATAGTCAAACCAATAAAGGGCTACAGAAACAATTTATTCGTCGTCAAGTTGAAAAAGAATATGTGGCTTTGGTTGAGGGATTAATAGAAAACGAACAAGGTGAAATTAACCTGCCATTAAGGGGCGATTTGTTCGATAGACCGAAACAGCTTGTTTGTTTCGAACATGGCAAACCTGCTAAAACTGTTTGGCAGGTATTACAAAGGTTTCCGCAAAATGGTCGGACTAAGGTGCTGTTAAAACCCCATACCGGACGGACTCATCAGTTAAGAGTACATTGTGCTCATGTTGAAGGGCTGAATATGCCCATTGTTGGTGATGACTTATATGGTACCTTAGATGAACGGTTATACCTTCATGCTCAAAGGTTGGCTTTTGTTCATCCTGTTACCAATAAACCTTTGGTCTTTGAGTGTAAAGCCTGTTATTAGACTATCGTTGAATAGTGTTTTAGTCCAAGTCGATTATTATTGAATTGGTTATATAAATTCTCGGTTAAATGTATGCTTATCCCTTATGCAAAGAGATTACACAAAGGTCTAATCTCTATTTTATTAATCTGTATTACTAGTGGTGTGTTTAAAGCTGCTTCAGCAAACTCAGTGACATTAAAACTGGCTGCAACTGATTGGTGTCCTTATACTTGTGAAAATAACATAAGCAAAAAGGGGATTGCTTATGATTATATACAATTCCTTTTTAAACAAAAAAATATTGCACTTGATGTATCATCTTATCCTTGGGCTAGGGCAATAAGGCAGGTAGAAAAAGGTAAATTACATGGACTATTGACTGCTGTCCATTCTGAAAGTCCAAATTTATTATTTACTCAAAGTGCGATGATGTCATATCAAATGTGTTTTTACGGTAAAGAAGGTTCTAAGTGGCAGTATGCTGGTGAGCATTCGTTGAAAGATATTCGATTAGGAGTGATATCTGAGTATGGTTATGGTCAACCAGTTGATCAATATTTAGCAAATAAAAGAAGCCAATATAATGTTGTTAAACTGAGCAGTAACCAAGCCTTGCAACAACTGATTTCTTTAGTTGAAGCTGAGAGAATAGATGTGCTTATCGAAGATAAAAATGTGATGAATTGGTATTTCAAAAACAGCAAACAGAATTCACTGAATAAATTGGGCTGTTTAGCCGAAGAATCTTTATATTTAGCCATGTCTCCTAAGGTTAGTTGGAGTGAAGATGTAATTGATTTCTTGAATAAAGAATTCCAAAAAGAAACCAATCAACAATGGTTGCTAGAGTATGCCCAAGTCTATTATCAATAGTCTATGTAGGTAACCTGAATACTGGATAAGCTGAACCTATCGATAACGCTCTTTTTGTGCATAGCGGCGTTGTATTGTCTAGCAATAACAGGTTGTTACGTAAGACAATCCGCCTTGCTATACAAGAAAAATTTTGTTTCTTACCATAGTTTACTATTCTAAAATCAGTTATAAATCCTGCCATTATTCGCCGAGAGGATCAGATGTCTAAATCGTTTGATTTTCAAAAAATATACGCAAGGGTACAAACTTTTATGCAAGAGCAAGGAGTTAATCGAAAGACATTCTGAATTTCTAGCAAATTAATATTGTTTATTATGGGTAATGCCATTTATCCTTAGTAAATCAATATAAGTAGGAATCGATATGAAAATTTGGGTGGACGCCGATGCGTGTCCGGTAGTGATAAAAGATATTCTATTTAGAGCCGCACAACGTAAAAAAGTGCAAACTATATTTGTAGCCAATCAATATATTCGTACACCACCGTCTAAATTTATTAGTTCTCAACAAGTCAGTGCAGGTTTTGATGTAGCCGATGATGAAATTGTTAAACAAGTTGAGCCTAATGATTTGGTGATCACTAGTGACATTCCCCTTGCCGCAGAAGTGATAGAGAAGGGGGCATTAGCCTTGAGTTCGAGGGGAGAGTTGTTTACCACAGAAAATATACGCTCTAGACTGAATATCCGAGATTTTATGGATACTATGCGAGCAAGTGGTGAGCAGTCAGGTGGACCACCGCCATTAAATCAAAAAGACAGGCAGAATTTTTCAAATCATTTGGATAGGATTTTAGCGACAATTTAGTCAACTTTGGGGGAAGCCTTGTATTAGGTGATATTTCTTGCCATTAAACAATCGCCGAGTTCGTTCATACCTATGGATATGAACGAACTGGGCTATTTTTTAGTGAATGAAATTGGCAAGTGTTAAAACCAATACATAACCAACAGTATAGGTAATTAATAGCAATAAACTGTATTTAGCGTAACGACCAAAAGTTAAGCCAGGTACTTTACTCATACATACAATACCTGCGGCAGAGCCTATCACTAACAATGAGCCACCTACACCCACGGCATAAGTTAATCCAAGCCATGAAGCTAAATCCATATGGATGTCAGTTTTCAATAATGCAGCTGTAAGAGGTACGTTATCAACAGCTGCTGAGGTAATCCCCATAATATAATTGGCGTAAATAGGTGGCAGGTGTTTATACAGCTCTAATAAAAACTCTAAGGCGTGAATTTGTTCTAACATACCGACCAGTAGCAATACACCTAAGAAGAACAATAAAGTGTCGAATTCAATGTATCGGATATATTCAATAATAGGGTCCCGATCATCATCATCATTACACACTTTAGCAAATATAAACATGATGGCTAAGCCTGCTAAAAAGCTTAAAACAGGCGGGATTTCGTATAAGACATTACCAAAAATTGTCAGCAGTATGGTACTTAGAAATATTAGTGCAATACCATAGTCCAGTTTACGAATATCTTTCTGTTGTTGTTTAATCCTTACTCGTCCACTCATGCCAAAACTTAATAATGTAGCCAAGGTCAATACCGCGATAAATGCAGGCAAAGATAACCACAATAAGTTTAAGATACTCACTTTATCGGCAAGAAATATCATTAATGTGGTGACGTCTCCAGTGATTAATGCGACCCCTCCAGAGTTAACAGCAAATACCACTAGTACGGTAAAACGTATGGTTTTATTAGGCGGTAAAGACAGAGATAGGATAAGTGCTACAGAGACTAATGTTGCTGTGATGTTATCTGCTAAAGACGAAAAAACAAAACTAAATATGGCAGTAAAAAATAACAGTTTACGCTCGCTGATAGACTCTGGCATTGCGCGGTGTAATAAATTAGCAATGAGTCCTTTTTTGTTGAGGTAAGCAACAAAGGTCATAGCCGCGACTAAGAATAGCCATAAAGAAGATATATCAGCTAAGTTTTCCCTAAGTTGATGATCAATCAAATCCCGTTCTATGCTCGAAGGAGCAAAAATGAACAGGGCAATCCAAGAAAGGGTTCCGAATAATAAGGTGATTTTAGCTTTATTGATATGAATGACTTCTTCAAAAATCACCCCGATTAAAGCCAATATGGCTAAACCAATTAAAACGTAATGTAACAGCATAAGAAGAAAAATGTTTTCAGTTTGAAATTTCTGGCGATTTTAGGCTTAAATCACCAGAATTCAAGAGGGTGTTTATATCAATACACCCTATATTATTTGTGTTTGGGGTTAAGCTTGAGAGTTATTGCTAGGGTTGTTTCTGCGGGCTCTGTTAGGTCGATTGTTTTGTCGACTAGCGGGCCGAGCAGTACTCGAACCTTGTTTGGCTTTGCTACCTGTATTTTGCCCATTGTTTGCTTGATTAGGTTTAGGCTTTTTCGGTTTTGGGGCCTTAATTGGACGCTGATCTAAACGAGAAACTGGCAAAGGTTGTGAAGGTTCAAATCCAGCAATGGTTTTACGTTGAATGACTTGTTTGGTCAGTCTTTCAATATCCACTAACTGTTTAAATTCTTCTAAGGTCACCATAGATATAGCTTGGCCAGTTGCGCCAGCTCGACCTGTACGGCCAATTCTATGTACATAGTCTTCCGCTACATTGGGTAAGTCAAAATTGACTACTTGTGGCAATTGATCAATATCAATTCCTCGGGCAGCAATATCAGTAGCAATTAAGGCTTTAACTTTACCTTGTTTAAAATCAGCTAAGGCTTTAGTTCTTGCCCCTTGGCTCTTATTACCATGGATTGCAGCTGCAGTAATACCTCTAGCTTCTAGCTGTTTAACGATGCGATTCGCACCATGTTTCGTGCGGCTAAATACCAATACCTGTTGCCAGTCATTGTCTTTAATTAAACGTGTGAGAATGGCTGTTTTTTGACTTTTATCGACCGGGTAAACCCATTGTTCGACTAAATCAACTGTTGTGTTAGCAGGTGATACCGATACTTCAACAGGGTTATTTACCAACCCTTTGGCTAATTGACGGATTTCATCAGAAAAGGTGGCAGAGAACATTAAATTCTGACGATTTTTCGGTAATAATTTTAATATTTTTTTAATATCATGAATAAAGCCCATATCTAACATTCTGTCGGCTTCATCTAAAACTAGTATTTCTAAGTCGCTAAACTTCACTGCATTTTGATTGTATAAATCTAATAAACGACCAGGTGTGGCTACTAGTATATCTACACCTTTTCTAAGTTTGACCATCTGTGGGTTGATCCCTACACCACCAAACACTACTGCTGATTTTAACGGTAAATCACGACCATAGGTTTGTACACTTTCAGCAACTTGAGCAGCTAATTCTCGAGTTGGCGTTAGAATTAATGCTCTAGCTTGATTTGCTCTGGCTGGTGTACCTTGGCTTAGTCTTTGTAATATAGGCAAGGTGAAGCCTGCAGTTTTACCTGTGCCTGTCTGTGCAGCAGCCATGACATCTTTGCCTTCTAATACGGCAGGGATGGCTTGGGCTTGGATAGGAGATGGGTCGGTATAACCCTTGGCAGTAACAGCAGACAATATTTTAGGGGATAAGCCTAAATCGGCAAAACTCATAGATAACTCTCAAAATAAGGTAAAAAATAAACGATTAAAAATTCATCGCGGGCGCGAGAGGATACAGGAATAGGCTGACTTTATCTAGATAAACAGTGGCTATCAACAAAAATGCCGCATTAGGTCAAACCCAATGCGGCATAATTTTTTAACTAATTTCTAGAATTAGTGTATTAAGCGTCAGTTCCAGGGCGGAATGCAGGAGCATTCGACTTACTGGTGGCACTTAATAAAGCTGCGGTTTTCTGCGACTTTTTCAGTTCAGGTCTAGCGTCATCACCTAGTGAAGCAATCTTAACTTCAACAAAAGCTTCATCAATAGATGTGGGTTTAGTCATAGGCGCTGAAGCTGTTTTCTTTTGTACTGGCTTATCTACAACTTTTAACGCTGACACTTTTTTGCCGCGACTTTTAGTTGGCGCAGTTTTGGCTTTTGGTGTTTCGATTACAAGCTCGGCTTTTGGTTCAGTTGCAATTTCAATTTCAACTTCAACCTTTGGTTCAGTTGCAATTTCAACTTCAACCTTTGGCTCAGCTTCAACTTCAACCGTATTTTCAGCAGTGGCAGTATCTTTCACGGCTTGTGGTGTTTCAGTTTTAACTTCAGGCGTAATCACAACGTCTTCTTTCGTTGACTCTGCTACAGTACTTGCTGTGGGCGCAGATTCTAGAACAGCTTCAGAAGTTGCTTCAGGTGTTAATTCTAATGACACTTGCTGTGGTGTTTCTGCACTTGTTATTTCAGCTGTTTTAGCTGCTACCGGTGCTGGTTCATCAAACTGTAATTCATCTTGTTTCACATTGTCTTGTGTCACAGGTTGAACTGTTTCTTGTTCATCATTTTCTCGACGGCGCTTTTGTCCCGCAGAACGAACATGTCTAGGTGAACGTCGGCTGCGAGTACGAGGTGTAGATTCGTCTTTAGTATTAGAGTCTGAACCTTGCTTAGCCTCTACATTTACATCAGCTGTTTCTGCCTTTGTTTCAGTTTGTGGCGCAACTGATTTTTGAACGGGGGCTGGCGCTTCAGATTTAGTTGTTACAGGTTTTACTGCAACATTGTTGTCTTCTACAGCAGCTGCAGTAGCTTGAGTTTGTTCTGGTTTATCAGCTTCTACTCGGACACTACGGCGATTGTCACGACGTTTACGACGTTCAGCGACTTGCTCTTTCTTTTTAGTAGGAGCAGCCGGTTTAGCTTGTTTTTCAGTTTGATCAACAGCTGCCTTGTCTTCTTTACGTGGTTTACGTGTGTCGTTTCTAGGTTTACGTTCTTTACGAGCAGGCGCTTGTTCATTACGCTCTTTGTTTTCGAAATTTTTGCCATTTCGTTTATTTCTATCTGGACGCCCATTATTATTTCGACGCTGATTAGTACCTTGATTACGAGTATTAGTCGTTTTCTTAGGTACCACTTTTTCTTCAGTTTTAAATAAATCGTTAAACCATTTACTGAGTTTTTCTAGTAAACCTTCACTTTTTACTTTTTCTTTAGTAGCAGCTGGTGCTTCTTTTTTGCTAGGTGCAATAAGACTTTGTAACGCAGGTTGCTCTTTAGGAGCAGCTGGCGCTATTGTCTTATCAGTAATGGTTTCTTCCATCTCGATTAGAGGTAAGTTATAGCTCATTTCCTGAACGGCATCATCAGAACGTCGACGAGAAATGCTATAATGAGGCGTTTCCATATTAGGATTAGGTATAATCATTAACTGTACTGAATGACGCTTTTCAACACTACGTACAGAGCGTCTTTTTTCATTCAATAAGTAAGTAGCCACATTAACCGGTAACTGGGCTTCAATTTGCCCTGTGTTATCTTTAATGCTTTCTTCTTCCATGATACGTAATACAGATAATGCTAAAGACTCTGTACCACGAACCGTACCGTGGCCACTACATCTTGGGCAAACATTATGCGCAGAATCACCTAAAGAGGGGCGTAAACGTTGACGAGACATTTCCAGTAAACCAAAACGTGATATGCGGCCTAGTTGTACTCTAGCTCTATCACCTCTAACTGCATCTTTCATGCGGTTTTCAACTTCACGTTGATGGCGTACAGGGGTCATATCAATAAAATC
The sequence above is a segment of the Paraglaciecola sp. L3A3 genome. Coding sequences within it:
- a CDS encoding RluA family pseudouridine synthase, translated to MELIDDKCFTQFVESTDKFSLPERFTFPFYYQPHPLCIMAAEQLKQHIAMQNRWQHNFGLTDDANKIIGKMFGVLLVKNKQGKLGFLSAFSGKLAEQNHISGFVPPVFDLLAEDSFFLSEQAEINRVNQQLESLENSIELLQLLEQLQGVKQQSSKEISELRNELSDNRQQRKLTRQTIAEELAKQNKETILQTLAQQSVNDKWRLKELTNKWQLKSEVIQTQIDTFEHQISSLKLKRKRYSSQLQNKIFSQYRFLNKNLEKKNLLDIFAGTSLGTPPAGAGECAAPKLLQYAFSHQYTPLALAEFWWGASPKSEVKKHQQFYPACTGKCQPILKHMLTGMEVDDNPLLKNYGEGKQLEIVYQDNDLLVVNKPAEFLSVPGKDVSDSVYQRIKQLFPTAAGPLIVHRLDMSTSGLMVLALNSQTNKGLQKQFIRRQVEKEYVALVEGLIENEQGEINLPLRGDLFDRPKQLVCFEHGKPAKTVWQVLQRFPQNGRTKVLLKPHTGRTHQLRVHCAHVEGLNMPIVGDDLYGTLDERLYLHAQRLAFVHPVTNKPLVFECKACY
- a CDS encoding ABC transporter substrate-binding protein → MLIPYAKRLHKGLISILLICITSGVFKAASANSVTLKLAATDWCPYTCENNISKKGIAYDYIQFLFKQKNIALDVSSYPWARAIRQVEKGKLHGLLTAVHSESPNLLFTQSAMMSYQMCFYGKEGSKWQYAGEHSLKDIRLGVISEYGYGQPVDQYLANKRSQYNVVKLSSNQALQQLISLVEAERIDVLIEDKNVMNWYFKNSKQNSLNKLGCLAEESLYLAMSPKVSWSEDVIDFLNKEFQKETNQQWLLEYAQVYYQ
- a CDS encoding YaiI/YqxD family protein, with the protein product MKIWVDADACPVVIKDILFRAAQRKKVQTIFVANQYIRTPPSKFISSQQVSAGFDVADDEIVKQVEPNDLVITSDIPLAAEVIEKGALALSSRGELFTTENIRSRLNIRDFMDTMRASGEQSGGPPPLNQKDRQNFSNHLDRILATI
- the nhaD gene encoding sodium:proton antiporter NhaD, which translates into the protein MLHYVLIGLAILALIGVIFEEVIHINKAKITLLFGTLSWIALFIFAPSSIERDLIDHQLRENLADISSLWLFLVAAMTFVAYLNKKGLIANLLHRAMPESISERKLLFFTAIFSFVFSSLADNITATLVSVALILSLSLPPNKTIRFTVLVVFAVNSGGVALITGDVTTLMIFLADKVSILNLLWLSLPAFIAVLTLATLLSFGMSGRVRIKQQQKDIRKLDYGIALIFLSTILLTIFGNVLYEIPPVLSFLAGLAIMFIFAKVCNDDDDRDPIIEYIRYIEFDTLLFFLGVLLLVGMLEQIHALEFLLELYKHLPPIYANYIMGITSAAVDNVPLTAALLKTDIHMDLASWLGLTYAVGVGGSLLVIGSAAGIVCMSKVPGLTFGRYAKYSLLLLITYTVGYVLVLTLANFIH
- a CDS encoding DEAD/DEAH box helicase — its product is MSFADLGLSPKILSAVTAKGYTDPSPIQAQAIPAVLEGKDVMAAAQTGTGKTAGFTLPILQRLSQGTPARANQARALILTPTRELAAQVAESVQTYGRDLPLKSAVVFGGVGINPQMVKLRKGVDILVATPGRLLDLYNQNAVKFSDLEILVLDEADRMLDMGFIHDIKKILKLLPKNRQNLMFSATFSDEIRQLAKGLVNNPVEVSVSPANTTVDLVEQWVYPVDKSQKTAILTRLIKDNDWQQVLVFSRTKHGANRIVKQLEARGITAAAIHGNKSQGARTKALADFKQGKVKALIATDIAARGIDIDQLPQVVNFDLPNVAEDYVHRIGRTGRAGATGQAISMVTLEEFKQLVDIERLTKQVIQRKTIAGFEPSQPLPVSRLDQRPIKAPKPKKPKPNQANNGQNTGSKAKQGSSTARPASRQNNRPNRARRNNPSNNSQA
- the rne gene encoding ribonuclease E — encoded protein: MLINATQQEELRVALVDGQKLYDLDIESPGHEQKKSNIYKGTITRVEPSLEAAFVDYGADRHGFLPLKEIARTYFPQGYKFEGRPNIKEVIKEGQEVIVQIDKEERGQKGAALTTFISLAGSYLVLMPNNPRAGGISRRIEGDERTDLKAALSGLELPNGMGLIVRTAGVGKSSEELAYDLDYLVSGWGRITEMAESRPAPFLIHQESDVVVRAIRDYLRRDIGEILVDKSSVHERALKHVEQMRPDYASRVKLYRGDVPLFSHYQIESQIESAFQREVRLPSGGSIVIDPTEALTSIDINSARATKGSDIEETAFNTNLEAADEIARQLRLRDLGGLVVIDFIDMTPVRHQREVENRMKDAVRGDRARVQLGRISRFGLLEMSRQRLRPSLGDSAHNVCPRCSGHGTVRGTESLALSVLRIMEEESIKDNTGQIEAQLPVNVATYLLNEKRRSVRSVEKRHSVQLMIIPNPNMETPHYSISRRRSDDAVQEMSYNLPLIEMEETITDKTIAPAAPKEQPALQSLIAPSKKEAPAATKEKVKSEGLLEKLSKWFNDLFKTEEKVVPKKTTNTRNQGTNQRRNNNGRPDRNKRNGKNFENKERNEQAPARKERKPRNDTRKPRKEDKAAVDQTEKQAKPAAPTKKKEQVAERRKRRDNRRSVRVEADKPEQTQATAAAVEDNNVAVKPVTTKSEAPAPVQKSVAPQTETKAETADVNVEAKQGSDSNTKDESTPRTRSRRSPRHVRSAGQKRRRENDEQETVQPVTQDNVKQDELQFDEPAPVAAKTAEITSAETPQQVSLELTPEATSEAVLESAPTASTVAESTKEDVVITPEVKTETPQAVKDTATAENTVEVEAEPKVEVEIATEPKVEVEIEIATEPKAELVIETPKAKTAPTKSRGKKVSALKVVDKPVQKKTASAPMTKPTSIDEAFVEVKIASLGDDARPELKKSQKTAALLSATSKSNAPAFRPGTDA